Genomic window (Patescibacteria group bacterium):
CAAGGGAAGAGTGACTTCCTAATCCTCCGGGATAAATTGTCGCAAGGGTTTATCGAGCACCAATATCTTTTGGTGCTCGGGTTTTTGGAGAAACTTTTGGTTAAAAGTTTCTCCTCTCGATCGGGCTTGCAATTAATTTTGTAAATCCGTAGAGAGCAATCTCGAACCGCGCTCCGCAGGCGTAACCATCTGTGGAAAATGCCTTTTGAAAGGAGGGCGAAAAATGAATCAGTTCTATAAAGTGCAAAAGGGGATTGGGTCGCCGGGGAAACTCTGGACTGGGGATAAAAATATCCCCGCGGAGCCAACGGTGGCCGAGGCAAAACTGTTCGAGATGACGTGCGCATGCGGTGCAACAACTCGAAAGCTCTACCTCGACAACCGCCTCACGGGAGACACACTGAAAGCGGTCGACATTTCGAAGATTCCCCTTCTCCACATCGCGACGGGTGGTGTTGGTTCCATCTCCTCCGCTACTTCGGTGGAGGGGGAGAAGGGAATCCACTCCAGCAAAGAAAACCAGTTGCAGAGCACCTGCAACTGGTCTGGCCGCATCGGGGGATACGCGGTGGTGAACCCGGTCGCTGTCATCAGCGGCCGAAAGATATATCATCCGCCTCCAGCCACTCAGGGTTTTCATTGGGAGAACGTCTATAGCGGGTCCACTCTCACCGAGTGGATTTTGGTGGCGGACGATGTCACTCGGCACTCACTGCCGGTGATTAGCCTCCAGCGGACCTGCCCGATTTGCCGCAAAAAGCAGGAGGTTGCGGAGCTTCCCGAAGATCTCACGGTCACTCGCGATGAGCTGACAGTCGCAGGACTGTCGGAGGAGCAACTGGAGGAAGCGCTCTCTTCTATGGTTAACATGGAGGGAGGTGGGGAAGTTAGAACTTCTCCAAATCTTTCTGCAAGGTTACTCCTTGCCTACACCCATTCCGAGAGTTGTTGGTGCTCGGAGGCAATTGTGGCGGCCATCAAGGCAGCCAAAAAGCGTTCGGTGCAATCGCCGGCCGTCGTCTGAAAATTTTGCGCGTTTTAATTACAAAACGCGTTGCACCCGCAAAGTGGGAAAGGGTTAACACGTGAACGTTGCGGCGTTCATTAAAAAAACAATTTTCCAGCACTGCCTTGGTCGGTGGTGTTGGACTTTATCGGGCTCGCGAATTTATTTCGTGCGTCCGTAGAGGTGGCCATTTTTTAAAAAATATCTAATCAGGTTCAGAATATAAAATTTAAATTTTGAATTTTGTATTCTGAACCTGATGACAGAAAAAAATTAAAAAATGTGAATACACCAAATCAAACAATGGTTGAGTTGGCGGCAAAGTACAAAAAAGCCGCCGATGAAAAAATGGAAGAAATCGTACACCTCTCAAAAGTTTCGCAGGACTCTGCGTACAGAGAGGGATTCAGGCACGAGGCTCTTTGTCGAGCTCAAACGGCCGCCGAGACTGACAAGGTCTTTTTTAGTGGCCTCGGGGTCAAGGGTGTTCTCATCCTTGGCATTTCAACTCTCGAGCCTAAAAAAGCTCAGAGCGTTATCGCCTCGTCAGGCGGTTGGAAGTCACACGCGAATTCGACCCTGCTCTGCCTAGATGGAGAGAAAGGGGAAATTCGTAAGAACAAAGCGGGGACATGCTGGATCATCGATCTTGCATCTCCGCGGCGGACAGCCATGTTTGCGTGGGAATCCGGACCAAAGTCAGTTCGGCTCGCTGGACCTCGACTTAATACCACCAACGGCGCAGCTCACTGGTGTGGACTTGTGTCGGAGATGATGCCGTTCAATACGGAAATGTCCCCGCACACAGCTTCGTTTCTTAAGCGAGCCGTAGCTTGCATGACCGAACATGGGATGACCCCCAAGCAATGGGAGCGTGCCGAAAATGCTCGGCGTACTGCCGAGAGCGAACGACGATCCGAGATCATCTGTGCCGCCACGAAGGCTGGGCAAATTGACGGTGTCGTTGTCTGTGTTGAGTGTGGTTGCAACCCAACTCGGGGTGAGAATTATATTCTTGCTGCCGAGGAGCTCGCCGGTACTACTGGCCCTGTGCCAGAAAATCTCGCGGAGTTAGTCCACGCGAAAATCGCGGCTACCAAACTGGCGGCCGAAGAAGCTCGGATTATGGCCGAGCTGAAATCTGAACAGCTTCGAATTACTGAGGCAAAAATCGAGGCGGAAGTCACAGCAAAACAACAGGTAGAAACTGAAAAAGTTTGCCGTTTGATCGGTGTCTCTTTTGCCGAATGGCAAGGACTGACGCCAAAACAACAAAGACAAGCGCTTCATCGCGCTCGTCTCGCGGGTAAACTTCAAACGCAGAAATACAGAAATAAATGAATCTTCAAGATTTAGTCCTCCTCCGCGTTTGGGTGGAGGGAAATCACAGTGCTCTGGAATGGAAGGTCGGTGATCGGACATTCCAGATACTGGGAATCAAAGGCGCGGAAGGGGGCTACGAGAGGTTTTTTGATCGCGGGAAGCACCCGATGCGCCAGAGAATCTCAGAACAAGAGGTGATGAAGGCGCTCGAAAACGCCATATCACCTCTCGAACTTTACCAGAACGAAAAAGGTTCTGGGGAGTTTTTTCCCAACGCTGAAACGGCACTTGATGCCGCGAAGCGTTGGGTCGGTCAGCGGGTCTGACCAAATCACGGAGCGCGGACCTCCCTTAATTGTCCGACAAGTTTGCAAGTTCACGGAGAGTCTTGCAAAATTTCAGGGTTAAAAATTCTCCACTTCTAATGCAGCCATCATTCTAATATTCTTGTCCGTATCAAATGTAACCAATTATTTTAAAGGTACATTTGGGCGGGTTAAATTACGAGATTGATGCCGGTCACAAGCCCGAATAAATTGCAGAGTGGGATGTGTACCCCAAGGGGTTCACGAAGCGTGTGTTTCTCTCTTCGCACACAAAACAAAACCGCCCCGATGTAGATCGGGGCGGTTTTGTTTTACAAAAGTTTTTCCTGAGCCGAAGATTTATTTTTAATTTTAAGGTGTCCGTAAGCTTTCGCTGTGGCAGTCCGGCCGCGTGGAGTTCGCTCGATAAGGCCGAGCTGAAGCAGGTAGGGTTCGTTGACTTCCTCGATAGTGGCTTGTTCTTCGGAGAGCGCGGCGGCGAGGGTATTAAGTCCCACTGGTCCACCATCAAATTTTTCGATAAGGGTATTTAAAAGAGAGCGATCAGAATGCCCGAGACCGAGTTCGTCAATGCCGAGAAGGGCCAGTGCTTTGTCCACAATGTCTTTAGATAATTTTCCTTTATTCACTTGCGCAAAATCTCTCGCCCGCTTCAAAAGATAGTTGGCGGTTCGCGGCGTGAAGCGGCTGCGTTTGGCAATTTCTGCTCCAGCCAATTTTTCTACCTCAACTCCTAAAATTTTGGCAGACCGGCGCACGATTTCTTCGATCTCTTCGTTTGAATAAAATTCCAAACGGAAAACGCCACCACCAAAGCGTGAACGTAATGGTGAAGAGAGAAGTGCGATGCGTGTAGTTGCGGCAATGAGGGTAAACGGCGGTAGTTCAAGCTGAATGGTTCGAGCTGAAGGACCTTTGCCGATAATAATGTCGAGCTGACCCGACTCCATGGCAGGGTAGAGGACTTCTTCGATAGCTTTATTGAGTCGATGAATTTCATCGATGAACAAAATGTCGCCTGGAGCGAGGTTGGTGAGTACCGAGGCAAGATCGCCCACCTTTTCAATGGCAGGTCCCGAAGTAATTTTGATTTGAGCACCGATTTCTTTAGCGATTAGGTGAGCGAGGGTGGTTTTTCCGAGCCCCGGGGGTCCATAAAAGAGCAAATGTTCCGGCGGATGCTTCCGTTCGGCGGCAGCAGTGAGCAAAATCCTCAAGTTTTCCTTGATATTTTTTTGCCCAATGTAATCTTCCCACAAACTCGGTCTTAGAGCCTGATCAAGAAAGATTTCTTCTTCCACTAAAACTTCCTTTTTACCCTTATTGTTAGGGCTATTTTCCTCTTCCTGCGAGCCAGGTTGTGTAAGTTTATTTACGGAACTTCTTGACATAAAAACGTTTGTGTGCTAAATTCTTGTCAGTTAGTTGATAGAGGTAATGACGTACGCGGCTCCGCGTATTTTTTGTTGTAAACAAAGGATCGAAATATTTTCCTTCCAACGTATAAATCTCTAAGCAATTAGGCCTCCGGGCTTCACTAATATTTTTTTGAGGACGTTCTGGTTATCACTTCGGTGGTTTGCTGGTGCTATCCTTGGGGATATATTTAACTTTTAGTACGCATATTAAAAGTATTGCTTAGAGATTTATGTTTTGGAAGGTAGGACTTATGATTTTGGCGCATTTCTTTGTCGCCAGCTCCGTTTGCTCCTGCAACGTATGAGAATACGTTTTAGTCGCAAGCCTCGCTGCTTCTCGAACTGCATCCAAAATCCCAAGTCCACATTTCTAGTCCTATAGTACCGCCCGAAAATTCTAAAGGCAATCGTTTTCACACTTTTCAACAGGAAAAAACAAAAAAGCAAGACCCGTTCAAAGAAAGTCCCCCGCAACTTCGGAAGTTGCGGGGGACTTTCCGTTTTCCTACCCAGAATTTTCTGAAATTCTGGGTATTCCAGCGAGGGTGGTTTTGGAAAATATATTGCGAAAGGCGATATGAAAATCAGGGAGCTGGATAGAAAAACGAAGTTGGCCGCAGGAGCAAGGCGACCTATGAGTTTTTCGTTATGAGGCGACTATGATTTTCATTTCGTCGAAGCACGTATTTTCCAAAACTACCCGAGCGCCTTTTTACTCTTTTTCTAGGTCCACGACGCGTGCAAGCTCAGTAATTGAAGTTATTCCCGCCAGTATTTTAATGATCCCATCTTGTTTCATTGTTGGAATTTTTTGAGGCAGGGCAGCTTTTTGGATTTCGCGTTCCGAAGGACTTTCACGAATGACTGTTTCAATAGCTTCGTCCATCAAAATCGCTTCGTATACACCAACGCGTCCTTTGTAGCCCGTGTGATTACAGATGTCACAACTGCCCTCTACCCACATTTTAGTAGTGTTAGTTATTTCACTCTTATCTTCAATTTCCGCGACAACCTTATCAACAAGCTCTTTGTTTTTTCCTTCAATCATCACTTCTTTTTTGCAGTCCTTGCATAGAACGCGCACCAGTCGTTGAGCCATTGAAACGTTAATGGCGGAGGCCATGGTTTTGGGATTCACGCCAAGGTCAATGAGGCGAGGGAAAGTGCCGGCCGCGGTGTTGGTGTGCAAAGTAGAAAACACTAAGTGACCAGTTTCCGCGGCGTTGACCGCAATTTCGGCTGTTTCGCTGTCTCGAATTTCACCAACCATGATGATGTCGGGGTCTTGTCGGAGTGCGCTGCGCAAACCTTCGAGGAAGGTGTAGCCTTTTTCTGCGTTAGTTTGAGTTTGGACAATCCCGGGCAAGTGATATTCGATCGGATCTTCAATCGTAATAATTTTAATATCAGGCGTGTGAACTTTTTTGAGAAAGGCATAAAGGGTCGTGGTTTTTCCGCTTCCTGTCGGACCGGTCGTGAGGATCATACCGTGGGGCTTGCTGATTTCATGTTGCAAAATAGCCAAAAGTTTTGGGTGGATTCCCAATTGTTCAATTGGAACTGAAATTGATTTTGGATTTAAAATTCTTAACACGATCGATTCGCTATAGGCGCCTGGCAAGAGAGAGGTTCGGATTTCGATATCGTCCTCATTTATTTTTACACTAAAACGGCCATCTTGCGCCTCGGCTTTGATGTTCAATTTAATACCCGAAAGCAATTTAATTCGAGAATTGACCAATGCATAGGTCGCCTTATCAAATCGTAAGATGTCGTTGAGCACGCCGTCCAAACGGTAGCGAAGGCGAGCGTAATCTTCTTCGGGCTCGATGTGAACATCTGATGCTTTGGTGGCGAGCGCACCGGCTAAAATAATTTCAATCATGCGCGAGATGCGATAACTTTTTTTCTCAGCCAAAATTTTTTCAATGAGAGCGCCAATATCGCTGATCGAGTGAACGCTTTCCAAAAATTTTCCCATTTCCTCGCTCGACACGTCGAGCGCACCGCCTGTGGATTCGGTTGAATAGGAAAGCTCTTTATAGTGCGTCCAGGCTTTTTCCAAACCTTCTTTGGTGGTAATAAACAGAACAACTGAAAAGCCGGAGTCGGTGAGAGACTTTGTGACAGATTTTACACCTTCAGAGTCGAGAGAGGTCGCGGCAAGATGAACTTTCTTGTCGAGAATATTAAAAGCGGCGACATTATTTTCTCTGGCGGTCGCTTCTTTTATTAATTTGAGAGCGTCAGTATCGATTGGGAAATTCACGAGATTGGCGTATTCAACCCCATGTTGTTCTGCCAATGATCGCGCAAAATCCTCTTCCTCTTTTTTTCGCAATAAGTCGAGTCTCGCAGTCTGTTTGTCTTCGTCGAAGATGATAGTCATTGCGATATTCTACCACTGTTTGAGAGTAGGGCACAAACGAAAGGTTCAAAACTGGGCTTTAAATTAAGGTTTTTGAGGAGATTAAAAACCTTGACAGAAATGGTAAATAATGCTATTATTAAAACAGGCATTTTAGATGCTGAAATTCACCACTCAACTCAGAAATTCTGTCACTCTATGAAAACTAGTCGTTTGTTCTTTGTTGTCGCCATCGCGTTCCTATCAACCTTCCTCACGGGTTGTGTCGTCGCTGTGCGACCGGGCGTCGTGGTTGATCGGTACTACGATCCAGGCTATGACTACCCCGGTTACCGGGCATATTATCCCGGTGGCGGGTATCGGAGCGCTCCGGTCTACGTTCCCCAAACCCAGTGCGCGCCGAGTGGGGGCGTCTCTGCCCCCACCTATACCCCACAAGGGGGCGGCGGGCGACACCACTAAGAGTGGTGTCAAAATTTCACGAAGCGATCTGAGTTTACTCGGATCGCTTTTTTGTTGCTTGTGTTATGATTTTCAAATGGAAATAAGTAGTAAATCTTTAGAAGATACTAAGAAATTCGCAAAGGATTTTGTGGAGAAAATTTCCACTCTCGAAAAAACTCGCGGCGGCGCAACCGTTGTTGGTTTGTACGGCAATCTCGGTTCGGGTAAAACCACCTTTGTGCAATGTGTGGCGGAAATTTTGGGGGTCAAAGAACATTTGACTAGCCCCACTTTCGTTATTCTTAAAAGCTATAAGCTGACAGCTGAGAGCTTTAAGCTTCTTCACCACATCGACGCGTATAGACTTAAAGACGGAAGAGACTTGTTGAAGCTCAGATTCGACGAGTTGCTCGCTGATCCCAAAAATTTAATCTTAATCGAGTGGGCGGATTTGGTGGCGGACATCTTACCCAACGATGTTATCAAACTGCAGTTTGAATTTGTAGACGAAAAAACTCGAAAGATAGAATCAGGAATATAGTACGAATTCGCGGCTCTCTTTAGAGATAGCGGCCAAAAGTTTTCTCAATATGATCAAAGTGAGAGTTGTCGAAGCGATGTTCACCCATGTGTTCTTCTTTGAGGCGCTCAATACCTTTTTTAAATTCATGCTGGCTGATGCCTTTTCCAAAACCTCCTTCTTCAAGGTCACCACCGAAAGTGCTCCGCACTTTATTTATTTGATGATCAGAAAAACCCGCACTCTCTTTTAAATCATAGAGAGCTTTGTGGAATTCATGTTGCGAAATTCTATTGCCGTCTGCAAAAAATGCCATACATTTTTAGTTACTTAATAATTTCTAAAGCTATGTACAATTATAAACCTTTGTAAAATTTTGGTATAGACCTCAATATTGTAACTGAGCCTTTAAAATAATTTGACATTTAATCCGGGACGTGTAATTTTGAGGTCAGATTACCGAAACGGTTCACGGGGTCTCCTCGTCGCGTCATTGGCGACAAGAGCGCCTTACAGGGCCAGATTCTCTGTTGTGGAGAATGCGGTTGAACCTTAAAATCGTTCCAAGTGG
Coding sequences:
- the ruvB gene encoding Holliday junction branch migration DNA helicase RuvB gives rise to the protein MSRSSVNKLTQPGSQEEENSPNNKGKKEVLVEEEIFLDQALRPSLWEDYIGQKNIKENLRILLTAAAERKHPPEHLLFYGPPGLGKTTLAHLIAKEIGAQIKITSGPAIEKVGDLASVLTNLAPGDILFIDEIHRLNKAIEEVLYPAMESGQLDIIIGKGPSARTIQLELPPFTLIAATTRIALLSSPLRSRFGGGVFRLEFYSNEEIEEIVRRSAKILGVEVEKLAGAEIAKRSRFTPRTANYLLKRARDFAQVNKGKLSKDIVDKALALLGIDELGLGHSDRSLLNTLIEKFDGGPVGLNTLAAALSEEQATIEEVNEPYLLQLGLIERTPRGRTATAKAYGHLKIKNKSSAQEKLL
- a CDS encoding type II/IV secretion system protein is translated as MTIIFDEDKQTARLDLLRKKEEEDFARSLAEQHGVEYANLVNFPIDTDALKLIKEATARENNVAAFNILDKKVHLAATSLDSEGVKSVTKSLTDSGFSVVLFITTKEGLEKAWTHYKELSYSTESTGGALDVSSEEMGKFLESVHSISDIGALIEKILAEKKSYRISRMIEIILAGALATKASDVHIEPEEDYARLRYRLDGVLNDILRFDKATYALVNSRIKLLSGIKLNIKAEAQDGRFSVKINEDDIEIRTSLLPGAYSESIVLRILNPKSISVPIEQLGIHPKLLAILQHEISKPHGMILTTGPTGSGKTTTLYAFLKKVHTPDIKIITIEDPIEYHLPGIVQTQTNAEKGYTFLEGLRSALRQDPDIIMVGEIRDSETAEIAVNAAETGHLVFSTLHTNTAAGTFPRLIDLGVNPKTMASAINVSMAQRLVRVLCKDCKKEVMIEGKNKELVDKVVAEIEDKSEITNTTKMWVEGSCDICNHTGYKGRVGVYEAILMDEAIETVIRESPSEREIQKAALPQKIPTMKQDGIIKILAGITSITELARVVDLEKE
- the tsaE gene encoding tRNA (adenosine(37)-N6)-threonylcarbamoyltransferase complex ATPase subunit type 1 TsaE, yielding MEISSKSLEDTKKFAKDFVEKISTLEKTRGGATVVGLYGNLGSGKTTFVQCVAEILGVKEHLTSPTFVILKSYKLTAESFKLLHHIDAYRLKDGRDLLKLRFDELLADPKNLILIEWADLVADILPNDVIKLQFEFVDEKTRKIESGI